Genomic window (Tardiphaga sp. vice304):
AGCGCACGCCGTATTTGGTGTCGCGCGGCGCGCCGATGCCCTTCAGGTACAGGCGGGCCAGGTCGTATTGCGCGTCGGCATTGCCGAAATAGGACGCGGCATAGGAGAACATCTCGCGGGCGCGCTCGGTGTCGACCTTGACGCGCGAGTTCGGAATGCCGTCGAGGTAATAGCGTCCGAGCGCCACGAAGGCATTGGCGACGATGGTGGCCTGCGGCGCCGACGGGCTGTCCTCGGCATGGGCATTGGCGATGCGGCTGAAATAGTCAAAAGCGCGCAAATCGTCCTGCGCCACGCCGTTGCCGTCGGCATACATCCGGCCGAGCTTCCACTGCGCGATCGGATGGCCGCCCTCGGCCGCATATTGCAACGCGGTCAGCGTGGTCTCGGGCTTGGCCGACTTTTTCAGGATGGGAGCCGTACCGGGCAGCGCGGAAACCATCGGGATGGTCGCGTCCGATCCGACCGGGGCGCCGTCGAAGGCCAGCGATGGCGTGGCCACCGACGCGGCCCCCAGGACGATTGCGACAAGAAATGTACGCTCGATAATCCGCATAACATGGTTTCTCGTGCGCCCTGCCGGGGCCGGTAACAGCGCGACCGACGGCCGCTCCGACCGGCCCGGCAAACTGCCGGACGCTACAGATGCAGGAAGGCTCGCATGTGGTCGAAGCCTGGTCGCCCGCCCGTCGACGGACCGTTTCCGGTCCAACGTCCAATGATCGACAGCGCGGCCGTCCGGATTTTCCATGATCCCTAAATCACGCATGTGTTTGGCGAGATCACGGCCACGCGGTTTCAAATCCGCGACGCAAGGAGTCTTTTTGAAGACATCGACACCTTCGGAAATAGC
Coding sequences:
- a CDS encoding tetratricopeptide repeat protein, whose protein sequence is MRIIERTFLVAIVLGAASVATPSLAFDGAPVGSDATIPMVSALPGTAPILKKSAKPETTLTALQYAAEGGHPIAQWKLGRMYADGNGVAQDDLRAFDYFSRIANAHAEDSPSAPQATIVANAFVALGRYYLDGIPNSRVKVDTERAREMFSYAASYFGNADAQYDLARLYLKGIGAPRDTKYGVRWLGLAAQKGQHQAQALLGQMLFNGEALPRQMARGLMWLTLARDNAAPDEVWIQESYNRAISKASEDDRAMALQMIEHWVQGRKD